A single region of the Neomonachus schauinslandi chromosome 3, ASM220157v2, whole genome shotgun sequence genome encodes:
- the ING1 gene encoding inhibitor of growth protein 1 produces MLSPANGEQIHLVNYVEDYLDSIESLPFDLQRNVSLMREIDAKYQEILKELDEYYEKLKRETDGVQKRRVLHCIQRALIRSQELGDEKIQIVSQMVELVENRTRQVDSHVELFEAHQEVNDTTGHSGKAGQDKSKSETITQAEKTNNKRSRRQRNNENRENAANNHDHDDITSGTPKEKKAKASKKKKRSKAKAEREASPADLPIDPNEPTYCLCNQVSYGEMIGCDNDECPIEWFHFSCVGLNHKPKGKWYCPKCRGENEKTMDKALEKSKKERAYNR; encoded by the exons ATGTTGAGCCCTGCCAACGGGGAGCAGATCCACCTGGTGAACTATGTGGAGGACTACCTGGACTCCATCGAGTCTCTGCCTTTCGACCTGCAGAGAAACGTCTCGCTGATGCGGGAGATCGACGCGAAATACCAAG aaATCCTGAAGGAACTGGATGAGTATTATGAGAAATTGAAACGCGAGACAGACGGCGTCCAGAAGAGGAGAGTGTTGCATTGCATTCAGAGAGCCCTGATTCGGAGCCAGGAGCTGGGCGACGAGAAGATCCAGATCGTGAGTCAGATGGTGGAGCTGGTGGAGAACCGGACCAGGCAGGTGGACAGTCATGTGGAGCTCTTTGAGGCCCATCAGGAGGTCAATGACACCACTGGCCACAGCGGCAAAGCCGGCCAGGATAAGTCCAAGAGCGAGACAATCACGCAGGCGGAGAAGACCAATAACAAGAGGTCCCGGCGACAGCGCAACAATGAGAACCGAGAGAACGCTGCCAATAATCATGACCATGATGACATCACCTCAGGAACGCCtaaggagaagaaagcaaaagcctCCAAGAAGAAGAAACGCTCCAAGGCCAAAGCTGAGCGGGAAGCGTCCCCTGCAGACCTTCCCATCGACCCGAACGAGCCAACGTACTGTCTGTGCAATCAGGTCTCCTATGGAGAAATGATCGGCTGTGACAATGACGAGTGCCCCATCGAGTGGTTCCATTTCTCCTGCGTGGGGCTGAATCACAAACCAAAGGGCAAGTGGTACTGTCCCAAATGTCGAGGGGAGAACGAGAAGACCATGGACAAGGCCCTGGAGAAATCCAAAAAGGAGCGGGCTTATAACAGGTAG